The proteins below come from a single Treponema phagedenis genomic window:
- a CDS encoding LPP20 family lipoprotein, whose product MPRVVSFFIVLTIFSVWVYAAGSKQGKKDPPVWVTDAPNVYPEERYLTALGTGQSRKEAEVGALEALAAIFDRKISIETQAELNYTSSVTDGQSEKVNKTKNVGQNVSISTNVDDLIGVEIKERWLSPDGTHYALAVLDKSKTASAYMEKINANERTIAELTQIPDTDKNTIREFIRYRSAYLVAAENAIYRARLSVIKPSAHALAKEKGMTAQSLKLKCMDVAKNIHIVISVDGDNHGKIKSAFAKVLSAEGFNTSTNENPNYTLVAKLSLADGEVQANNKILVRYSLDAEFTETGSSTVLVPYSVSGREIHLAKSSADNKIFTGLEKKIQNDFGKSFNEYLSGLKSDK is encoded by the coding sequence ATGCCTAGAGTAGTTTCATTTTTTATAGTTTTGACAATTTTTTCGGTATGGGTATATGCGGCGGGAAGCAAACAAGGGAAAAAAGACCCTCCTGTTTGGGTTACCGATGCGCCAAACGTATATCCCGAGGAGCGGTATTTAACGGCTCTTGGAACGGGACAGTCGCGTAAAGAGGCTGAGGTAGGAGCTCTTGAAGCTTTAGCGGCAATTTTCGACCGGAAAATTTCTATCGAAACGCAGGCGGAACTTAATTACACGAGTTCGGTAACGGACGGACAATCTGAAAAAGTGAATAAGACTAAAAATGTAGGGCAAAACGTTTCTATTTCTACTAATGTTGATGATTTAATAGGCGTGGAAATAAAGGAGCGCTGGCTTTCCCCTGATGGAACTCACTATGCGTTAGCGGTATTGGATAAGTCAAAAACGGCATCAGCGTATATGGAAAAAATAAATGCAAATGAGAGGACTATTGCGGAATTGACTCAAATTCCCGATACGGATAAAAACACAATACGCGAATTTATTCGGTACCGCTCCGCATATCTGGTTGCAGCGGAAAACGCTATATATAGAGCACGCCTTTCGGTAATCAAACCGAGTGCCCATGCTTTGGCGAAAGAAAAGGGAATGACTGCCCAATCTTTAAAGTTGAAGTGTATGGATGTTGCAAAAAATATTCATATTGTGATCTCTGTTGACGGCGATAATCACGGAAAAATAAAATCGGCTTTTGCAAAGGTTTTATCGGCTGAGGGATTTAATACATCCACTAATGAAAATCCGAACTATACGTTAGTCGCAAAGCTTTCTCTTGCTGATGGAGAAGTGCAAGCCAATAATAAAATATTGGTTAGGTATTCGCTGGATGCCGAATTTACCGAAACCGGTTCAAGTACGGTTTTAGTTCCCTATTCGGTAAGCGGAAGAGAAATCCATTTGGCTAAATCTAGTGCCGACAATAAGATTTTTACCGGACTGGAGAAAAAAATTCAAAACGATTTTGGTAAATCCTTTAATGAGTATTTAAGCGGGCTAAAATCCGATAAGTAA